A single Anabrus simplex isolate iqAnaSimp1 chromosome 10, ASM4041472v1, whole genome shotgun sequence DNA region contains:
- the LOC136882173 gene encoding aldehyde dehydrogenase, cytosolic 1-like isoform X2 — protein MATKKPDIKYTQIFINNQFVDAVSGKKFPTINPATGETNAEVAEGDKADVDKAVAAARAAFRRGSPWRSMDASARAKLMHKLADLIEREAEYLGSLETLDNGMPIKYSTFFTRMAADILRYYAGWADKIHGHTIPTDGTNFTYTRKEPIGVVGQIIPWNYPIMMLVWKWGVAMATGCTSVLKPAEQTPLTALYIASLSREAGFPDGVVNVVPGYGPTAGGAIAAHSGINKVAFTGSTQVGHLIMEMAGKTNLKRVSLELGGKSPLVIWKDADLDEAVEVAYNAIFSNQGQNCIAGSRTFVHEDIYDEFVKKATAKAVSRKVGDPFDAANEQGPQIDDEMFNKVLGLIESGKREGAKVECGGNRLGDQGFFIQPTVFSNVSDDMRIAKEEIFGPVQSILKFSTLDEVIERANNTTYGLAAGILTKDLETAITFANAVEAGSVWVNCYAAVAPQAPFGGFKQSGLGREL, from the exons GCGGATGTTGACAAAGCCGTCGCTGCTGCGAGAGCCGCGTTCCGCCGTGGTTCTCCCTGGAGGAGCATGGACGCATCTGCTCGTGCCAAGCTTATGCACAAG CTGGCAGACCTCATAGAACGAGAAGCAGAGTACCTTGGCAGCTTAGAGACTCTGGACAATGGGATGCCCATCAAGTATTCCACTTTCTTCACGCGCATGGCTGCGGACATTCTGCGGTATTATGCTGGCTGGGCCGATAAGATCCACGGTCACACCATCCCAACTG ATGGGACCAACTTCACGTACACTCGCAAGGAGCCAATCGGAGTAGTGGGTCAGATCATCCCCTGGAACTACCCAATAATGATGCTGGTGTGGAAGTGGGGTGTTGCCATGGCTACTGGATGTACGAGCGTCTTGAAGCCTGCTGAGCAAACCCCCCTCACTGCGCTCTATATCGCGTCACTCAGCAGAGAG GCTGGTTTTCCCGACGGTGTGGTCAACGTCGTTCCTGGCTATGGTCCCACAGCCGGAGGAGCCATCGCTGCTCATTCGGGAATCAACAAGGTGGCCTTCACTGGATCTACTCAG GTTGGGCACCTCATCATGGAGATGGCTGGCAAAACAAACCTGAAGCGAGTGTCCCTCGAGCTCGGAGGAAAGAGTCCGCTAGTCATCTGGAAAGATGCGGATC TGGACGAAGCTGTCGAGGTCGCCTACAATGCGATCTTTTCAAATCAAGGCCAGAACTGCATCGCAGGTTCACGAACGTTCGTCCACGAGGATATCTACGATGAATTTGTGAAGAAAGCTACTGCGAAGGCAGTTTCGAGGAAAGTCGGCGATCCTTTTGATGCGGCCAACGAGCAGGGACCACAG ATCGATGACGAGATGTTCAACAAAGTGCTCGGCCTGATCGAGTCTGGCAAGAGGGAAGGTGCCAAGGTGGAGTGCGGCGGAAACCGTCTGGGTGACCAAGGCTTCTTCATCCAGCCGACGGTGTTCTCCAACGTCTCAGATGACATGAGGATCGCCAAGGAAGAG ATCTTTGGTCCAGTGCAGTCTATCCTGAAGTTCTCGACTTTGGACGAGGTCATTGAACGAGCCAACAACACGACGTATGGACTTGCAGCAGGCATTCTTACCAAGGACTTGGAGACTGCCATCACATTTGCTAATGCAGTCGAGGCTGGCTCCGTCTG GGTGAACTGCTATGCTGCTGTCGCCCCACAAGCTCCATTCGGTGGCTTCAAGCAGTCAGGACTTGGCCGAGAGCTGTGA
- the LOC136882173 gene encoding aldehyde dehydrogenase 1A1-like isoform X1, which yields MATKKPDIKYTQIFINNQFVDAVSGKKFPTINPATGETNAEVAEGDKADVDKAVAAARAAFRRGSPWRSMDASARAKLMHKLADLIEREAEYLGSLETLDNGMPIKYSTFFTRMAADILRYYAGWADKIHGHTIPTDGTNFTYTRKEPIGVVGQIIPWNYPIMMLVWKWGVAMATGCTSVLKPAEQTPLTALYIASLSREAGFPDGVVNVVPGYGPTAGGAIAAHSGINKVAFTGSTQVGHLIMEMAGKTNLKRVSLELGGKSPLVIWKDADLDEAVEVAYNAIFSNQGQNCIAGSRTFVHEDIYDEFVKKATAKAVSRKVGDPFDAANEQGPQIDDEMFNKVLGLIESGKREGAKVECGGNRLGDQGFFIQPTVFSNVSDDMRIAKEEIFGPVQSILKFSTLDEVIERANNTTYGLAAGILTKDLETAITFANAVEAGSVWVNCYAAVAPQAPFGGFKQSGLGRELGEDSLHEYLEVKTVSIKMPSKN from the exons GCGGATGTTGACAAAGCCGTCGCTGCTGCGAGAGCCGCGTTCCGCCGTGGTTCTCCCTGGAGGAGCATGGACGCATCTGCTCGTGCCAAGCTTATGCACAAG CTGGCAGACCTCATAGAACGAGAAGCAGAGTACCTTGGCAGCTTAGAGACTCTGGACAATGGGATGCCCATCAAGTATTCCACTTTCTTCACGCGCATGGCTGCGGACATTCTGCGGTATTATGCTGGCTGGGCCGATAAGATCCACGGTCACACCATCCCAACTG ATGGGACCAACTTCACGTACACTCGCAAGGAGCCAATCGGAGTAGTGGGTCAGATCATCCCCTGGAACTACCCAATAATGATGCTGGTGTGGAAGTGGGGTGTTGCCATGGCTACTGGATGTACGAGCGTCTTGAAGCCTGCTGAGCAAACCCCCCTCACTGCGCTCTATATCGCGTCACTCAGCAGAGAG GCTGGTTTTCCCGACGGTGTGGTCAACGTCGTTCCTGGCTATGGTCCCACAGCCGGAGGAGCCATCGCTGCTCATTCGGGAATCAACAAGGTGGCCTTCACTGGATCTACTCAG GTTGGGCACCTCATCATGGAGATGGCTGGCAAAACAAACCTGAAGCGAGTGTCCCTCGAGCTCGGAGGAAAGAGTCCGCTAGTCATCTGGAAAGATGCGGATC TGGACGAAGCTGTCGAGGTCGCCTACAATGCGATCTTTTCAAATCAAGGCCAGAACTGCATCGCAGGTTCACGAACGTTCGTCCACGAGGATATCTACGATGAATTTGTGAAGAAAGCTACTGCGAAGGCAGTTTCGAGGAAAGTCGGCGATCCTTTTGATGCGGCCAACGAGCAGGGACCACAG ATCGATGACGAGATGTTCAACAAAGTGCTCGGCCTGATCGAGTCTGGCAAGAGGGAAGGTGCCAAGGTGGAGTGCGGCGGAAACCGTCTGGGTGACCAAGGCTTCTTCATCCAGCCGACGGTGTTCTCCAACGTCTCAGATGACATGAGGATCGCCAAGGAAGAG ATCTTTGGTCCAGTGCAGTCTATCCTGAAGTTCTCGACTTTGGACGAGGTCATTGAACGAGCCAACAACACGACGTATGGACTTGCAGCAGGCATTCTTACCAAGGACTTGGAGACTGCCATCACATTTGCTAATGCAGTCGAGGCTGGCTCCGTCTG GGTGAACTGCTATGCTGCTGTCGCCCCACAAGCTCCATTCGGTGGCTTCAAGCAGTCAGGACTTGGCCGAGAGCT GGGTGAGGACTCCCTACATGAATATCTGGAGGTGAAGACTGTGTCCATCAAGATGCCGAGCAAGAACTGA